The following are encoded together in the Pseudomonas maumuensis genome:
- a CDS encoding 3-hydroxybutyryl-CoA dehydrogenase yields MNIEHIAVIGAGTMGNGIAQVCALAGYQVLLVDVSDAALERGLATLGKNLERQVGKGTIDADKASAAKARIRTSTDYAQLANAQLVIEAATENLALKQRILQQVAANVGAECLIATNTSSLSVTQLAASIEQPQRFIGVHFFNPVPMMALVEIIRGLQTSDATYAQALLVTEKLGKTPITAGNRPGFVVNRILVPMINEAILVFQEGLASAEDIDTGMRLGCNQPIGPLALADLVGLDTLLAIMEAFLEGFNDSKYRPAPLLKEMVAAGYLGRKSGRGFFTY; encoded by the coding sequence ATGAACATCGAACACATCGCCGTGATCGGCGCCGGCACCATGGGCAACGGCATCGCCCAGGTGTGCGCGCTGGCCGGTTACCAGGTCCTGCTGGTGGACGTTTCCGACGCCGCGCTGGAGCGTGGCTTGGCGACCCTGGGCAAGAACCTCGAGCGCCAGGTCGGCAAGGGCACCATCGATGCCGACAAGGCCAGCGCGGCCAAGGCGCGCATCCGCACCAGCACCGACTACGCCCAGCTGGCCAATGCGCAGTTGGTGATCGAAGCGGCCACCGAGAACCTCGCCCTCAAGCAGCGCATCCTGCAGCAGGTGGCGGCCAACGTCGGCGCCGAGTGCCTGATCGCCACCAACACCTCGTCGCTATCGGTGACCCAGCTGGCGGCCAGCATCGAGCAGCCGCAGCGCTTCATCGGCGTGCATTTTTTCAACCCGGTGCCGATGATGGCGCTGGTCGAGATCATCCGCGGCCTGCAGACCAGCGATGCGACCTACGCCCAGGCGCTGCTGGTCACCGAAAAGCTCGGCAAGACTCCGATCACCGCCGGCAACCGCCCAGGCTTCGTGGTCAACCGGATCCTGGTGCCGATGATCAACGAGGCGATCTTGGTGTTCCAGGAAGGCCTGGCCAGCGCCGAAGACATCGACACCGGCATGCGCCTGGGCTGCAACCAGCCGATCGGCCCGCTGGCACTGGCCGACCTGGTGGGTCTGGACACCTTGCTGGCGATCATGGAAGCCTTCCTCGAGGGCTTCAACGACAGCAAGTACCGCCCCGCGCCGCTGCTCAAGGAGATGGTTGCCGCCGGCTACCTGGGGCGTAAGAGCGGCCGCGGCTTCTTCACCTACTGA
- a CDS encoding acetyl-CoA C-acyltransferase family protein yields the protein MSSTEIFVVSAVRSAIGSFGGSLKDLPLADLATQVTRAAIERSGVAAEQIGHVVMGNVIPTEPRDAYLGRVAAMNAGIPKETPAFSVNRLCGSGLQAIVSAAQGLLLGDSDIALAAGAEAMSRGPYLLPQARWGARMGDLQGIDYMVGILQDPFEHFHMGITAENVAAAHGISREMQDEVALTSQHRAARAIAEGRFDGQIVPIEIKTRKGSVQFAVDENVRTDASAEQLAGMKPVFKKDGTVTAGNASSINDGAASLVLATGDAVRRQGLKPLARIVAYAHAGVDPALMGLGPIPATQKVLEKAGLKVSDLDVIESNEAFASQACAVARALGFDPEKVNPNGSGISLGHPVGATGAIIATKAIHELHRVQGRYALATMCIGGGQGIAIVFERV from the coding sequence ATGAGCAGCACAGAAATCTTCGTCGTCAGTGCGGTACGTTCGGCCATCGGCAGCTTCGGCGGTTCGCTCAAGGACCTGCCGCTGGCCGACCTCGCCACCCAGGTCACCCGCGCCGCCATCGAGCGCTCGGGCGTGGCCGCCGAGCAGATCGGCCATGTGGTGATGGGCAACGTGATCCCCACTGAACCGCGCGATGCCTACCTGGGCCGGGTCGCGGCGATGAACGCCGGTATCCCCAAGGAAACCCCGGCCTTCAGCGTCAACCGCCTGTGCGGCTCGGGCCTGCAGGCCATCGTCTCGGCAGCCCAGGGCCTGCTGCTCGGTGACAGCGATATCGCCCTGGCCGCCGGCGCCGAAGCCATGAGCCGCGGTCCCTACCTGCTGCCGCAGGCGCGCTGGGGCGCACGCATGGGCGACCTGCAGGGCATCGACTACATGGTCGGCATCCTCCAGGACCCGTTCGAGCACTTCCACATGGGCATCACCGCCGAGAACGTCGCGGCGGCCCACGGCATCAGCCGCGAGATGCAGGATGAGGTCGCCTTGACCAGCCAGCATCGCGCCGCCCGCGCCATCGCCGAAGGCCGCTTCGACGGCCAGATCGTGCCGATCGAGATCAAGACCCGCAAAGGCAGCGTGCAGTTCGCCGTGGACGAGAACGTGCGCACCGATGCCAGCGCCGAACAACTGGCCGGCATGAAGCCGGTGTTCAAGAAGGACGGCACGGTCACCGCCGGCAACGCCAGCAGCATCAACGACGGCGCCGCCAGCCTGGTCCTGGCAACCGGTGACGCCGTGCGCCGCCAGGGCCTCAAGCCGCTGGCGCGCATCGTCGCCTACGCCCATGCCGGCGTGGACCCGGCGCTGATGGGCCTGGGCCCGATCCCGGCGACGCAGAAGGTGCTGGAGAAAGCCGGCCTGAAGGTCAGCGACCTGGACGTGATCGAGTCCAACGAAGCCTTCGCCTCCCAGGCCTGCGCCGTGGCCCGCGCCCTGGGCTTCGACCCGGAGAAGGTCAACCCCAACGGCTCGGGCATTTCCCTCGGCCACCCGGTCGGCGCCACCGGCGCGATCATCGCCACCAAGGCCATCCATGAACTGCACCGCGTGCAGGGTCGCTACGCCCTGGCCACCATGTGCATCGGCGGCGGCCAAGGCATCGCCATCGTCTTCGAACGCGTTTGA
- a CDS encoding AraC family transcriptional regulator yields the protein MRDSDTVAVYFLNAMVHALRDRPQARDAHLRAVGIDPQVLAQPLARVPAKAFAQLWLALIDELHDEFFQLDSHGMPLGSFALICRGLIQEPTLGKALRQCVGSFALFLRDLNGNVTVRGARTVISVQSTIADPLTRVYAEETYLVLVIGLLCWLAGRRIAIDRTELALARPAQEDDALLWGPDLRLGSGRTEVEFDSAWLRLPVVQDLAALKGFLRSAPQGLVIRFRNQNGRVAEVYRHLRALHYGQWPTLDAMAARHKLSASSFRRQLEREGRSYQQIKDEVRRAMAFELLREGHLSIAEIAEHTGFQEPSAFHRAFKKWTGQSPGSYRAKRTASV from the coding sequence ATGCGCGATAGCGATACGGTCGCGGTGTACTTCCTCAATGCCATGGTCCACGCCTTGCGCGACCGGCCCCAGGCGCGCGACGCCCATTTGCGGGCGGTGGGCATCGACCCGCAGGTACTGGCCCAGCCGTTGGCACGGGTGCCGGCCAAGGCCTTCGCCCAGCTGTGGCTGGCGCTGATCGACGAGCTGCACGACGAGTTCTTCCAGCTCGACAGCCACGGCATGCCCCTGGGCAGTTTTGCCCTGATCTGCCGCGGGTTGATCCAGGAGCCGACCCTGGGCAAGGCGCTGCGCCAGTGCGTAGGCAGTTTTGCCCTGTTCCTGCGCGATTTGAACGGCAATGTCACGGTGCGTGGCGCGCGCACCGTGATCAGCGTGCAGTCGACCATCGCCGATCCGCTGACCCGGGTCTACGCCGAGGAAACCTACCTGGTGCTGGTGATCGGCCTGCTGTGCTGGCTGGCTGGCCGGCGCATCGCCATCGATCGCACCGAGCTGGCCCTGGCGCGCCCGGCGCAGGAGGATGACGCGCTGCTCTGGGGGCCGGACCTGCGCCTGGGCAGCGGGCGCACCGAAGTAGAGTTCGACAGCGCCTGGCTGCGTCTGCCGGTGGTGCAGGACCTGGCGGCGCTGAAGGGCTTCCTGCGCAGCGCGCCGCAGGGGTTGGTGATTCGCTTTCGCAACCAGAATGGCCGGGTGGCGGAGGTTTATCGGCATTTGCGCGCCCTGCATTACGGGCAGTGGCCCACGCTCGACGCCATGGCCGCACGGCACAAGCTCAGCGCCAGCAGCTTTCGTCGCCAGCTGGAGCGTGAAGGGCGCTCCTATCAGCAGATCAAGGACGAGGTGCGCCGGGCAATGGCCTTCGAGTTGCTGCGCGAAGGCCACCTGAGCATCGCCGAGATCGCCGAGCACACCGGTTTCCAGGAGCCCAGCGCGTTTCACCGAGCGTTCAAGAAATGGACCGGGCAGAGCCCGGGCAGCTACCGGGCCAAGCGCACTGCATCGGTTTGA
- a CDS encoding APC family permease codes for MSASASVPASVQHDQAGFRRVLGLGSLLAVAVGLVVSQGVMVMMLQGVGAAGLGFIVPLGLAYLLALSYAFSFSELALLVPRAGSLSSYTEVALGHFPAILATFSGYVVIAMFALSAELLLLDLIVGKVYPGVFPQYSVAFGVLAVFTALNLMGIDIFAKLQSAMAVVMVIVLLILGVAAISEGHAEGVTTTLLQGDWNPMGAGVLALTAMAVWGFVGAEFVCSLVEETRKPERNIPRSMIIGLTVIFATIGLYGLGALFLVPREALGSDALPHYLFATTVFGKTGEVFLVIAAVTATCSTLNTSLAAIPRMLYGMACNDQAFPQFKQLSPRARTPWVAVLFVAAITGLPILLMGQDAAAINLLLLAAALAWLLAYIIVHLDVIALRRRYPHLARPFRTPFYPLPQLFGIGGMLYAIWNASPSPEMSLKIYGTAGLVLAVVSLIAVVWIKAVMKKPLFKPEPLRH; via the coding sequence ATGAGTGCAAGTGCGTCCGTGCCTGCCAGCGTGCAGCACGATCAAGCCGGCTTTCGCCGGGTCCTGGGGCTGGGGTCGCTGCTGGCGGTGGCCGTCGGCCTGGTGGTATCGCAAGGGGTGATGGTGATGATGCTGCAGGGGGTCGGCGCCGCCGGCCTGGGCTTCATCGTGCCCTTGGGGCTGGCCTACCTGCTGGCCCTGAGCTATGCGTTCTCTTTCTCCGAATTGGCCCTGCTGGTGCCCCGCGCCGGCAGTCTGTCGAGCTACACCGAGGTGGCGCTGGGGCACTTTCCGGCAATCCTCGCGACCTTCTCCGGCTACGTGGTGATAGCCATGTTCGCGCTGTCGGCGGAGTTGCTGCTGCTCGACCTGATCGTCGGCAAGGTCTACCCCGGGGTGTTCCCGCAGTATTCGGTGGCCTTCGGCGTGCTCGCGGTGTTCACCGCCCTCAACCTCATGGGCATCGACATCTTTGCCAAGCTGCAGAGCGCCATGGCCGTGGTCATGGTCATCGTGCTGCTGATCCTCGGCGTTGCCGCGATCAGCGAAGGGCATGCCGAGGGTGTCACCACCACCCTGCTGCAGGGTGACTGGAACCCCATGGGCGCCGGGGTGCTCGCCCTGACCGCCATGGCCGTGTGGGGCTTCGTCGGCGCCGAGTTCGTCTGCTCGCTGGTGGAAGAAACCCGCAAGCCCGAGCGCAATATCCCACGCTCGATGATTATCGGCCTCACCGTGATCTTCGCCACCATCGGCCTGTACGGCCTCGGCGCGCTGTTCCTGGTACCGCGCGAGGCGCTGGGCAGCGATGCCCTGCCCCATTACCTGTTCGCCACCACGGTGTTCGGCAAGACCGGCGAAGTGTTCCTGGTGATCGCCGCGGTCACCGCCACCTGCAGCACCCTCAACACCTCGCTGGCGGCCATCCCGCGCATGCTCTATGGCATGGCCTGCAATGACCAGGCGTTCCCCCAGTTCAAGCAGCTCAGCCCGCGCGCCCGCACACCGTGGGTCGCCGTGCTGTTCGTGGCGGCGATCACCGGGTTGCCGATCCTGCTGATGGGCCAGGACGCGGCGGCGATCAACCTGTTGCTGCTGGCCGCGGCGCTGGCCTGGCTGCTGGCTTACATCATCGTGCATCTGGACGTGATCGCCCTGCGCCGGCGCTATCCGCACCTGGCGCGGCCATTTCGCACACCGTTCTATCCGTTGCCGCAGCTGTTCGGCATCGGCGGCATGCTGTATGCGATCTGGAACGCATCGCCCAGCCCCGAGATGAGCCTGAAGATCTACGGCACCGCGGGGCTGGTGCTGGCGGTGGTTTCACTGATCGCGGTGGTGTGGATCAAAGCGGTGATGAAGAAACCGTTGTTCAAGCCCGAGCCCTTGCGGCACTGA
- a CDS encoding PepSY domain-containing protein, protein MKRQLYLWHRWLGIVACLFMALWFVSGVVMLYVGYPKLTTAERLAHLPALPAGCCAELPAQWAEQPLKALRLTSLGGQPYYLLELADGRRVTLDAASGKPLAHADATWALANARQFAGQAPLAYQGTLDEDMWTHSRALDSDRPLHRVQVDDAAGTWLYLSGRTGEVVRDASARERAWNWIGAWLHWLYPLRGGLGFDNGWRTLVIGLSLLGTLMALMGIAVGILRLRLRKRYRSGSCSPYPGGWLRWHHIGGLLFGTVLVLWVFSGLMSMRPWGVTDSRSQIALQQTPLRAADLQLPIATALARLHDETRFDAVELQWQRLAGVTYAVARSADGDSRILEAHAPPARTFSRERLLAAAQAMAPGVTVEDDWQSAYDFHYFAREPQSMYGSQARPLPVLRLRFADAAGTWAYLDPASGTLVASHDRAQRAGRWLFNLLHSWDWQPLLARPLLREGLIIGLSAGGLVIALSGVVLGGRRLRRVWRQRLP, encoded by the coding sequence CTGAAACGCCAGCTGTACCTGTGGCATCGCTGGCTGGGCATCGTCGCCTGCCTGTTCATGGCGCTGTGGTTCGTCTCCGGGGTGGTCATGCTGTATGTCGGCTACCCCAAGCTGACCACGGCCGAGCGCCTGGCCCACCTGCCGGCCTTGCCGGCGGGATGCTGCGCCGAGTTGCCGGCGCAATGGGCTGAGCAGCCGTTGAAGGCGCTGCGCCTGACCAGCCTGGGCGGGCAACCGTACTATTTGCTGGAGCTGGCGGACGGTCGCCGCGTCACCCTCGATGCCGCCAGCGGCAAGCCCCTGGCCCATGCCGACGCCACCTGGGCCCTGGCCAACGCCCGGCAGTTTGCGGGGCAAGCGCCATTGGCTTACCAGGGTACTCTGGACGAGGACATGTGGACCCACTCTAGGGCCCTGGACAGCGATCGCCCCTTGCACCGGGTGCAGGTGGACGATGCGGCCGGCACCTGGCTGTACCTGTCCGGACGCACCGGCGAGGTGGTACGCGATGCGAGCGCCCGCGAGCGTGCCTGGAATTGGATCGGCGCCTGGCTGCACTGGCTCTATCCGTTGCGCGGCGGCCTGGGATTCGACAATGGCTGGCGCACCCTGGTGATCGGCCTGTCACTGCTCGGCACGCTGATGGCGCTCATGGGCATTGCGGTAGGCATCCTGCGCCTGCGCTTGCGCAAGCGCTATCGCAGCGGATCGTGCAGCCCCTACCCCGGCGGCTGGCTGCGCTGGCACCACATCGGCGGGTTGCTGTTCGGCACGGTGCTGGTGCTGTGGGTGTTCAGCGGGTTGATGTCGATGCGCCCCTGGGGCGTTACCGACAGTCGCTCGCAGATCGCCTTGCAACAAACCCCGCTGCGCGCCGCCGACCTGCAACTGCCGATTGCCACGGCCCTGGCCCGCTTGCACGACGAAACAAGGTTCGATGCAGTGGAGCTGCAGTGGCAACGCCTGGCCGGCGTCACCTATGCCGTGGCCCGCAGCGCCGACGGCGACAGCCGCATCCTTGAAGCACACGCCCCGCCGGCGCGTACCTTCAGCCGGGAAAGGCTGCTGGCGGCCGCGCAAGCGATGGCTCCCGGGGTGACGGTGGAAGATGACTGGCAGAGCGCCTACGACTTCCACTACTTCGCCCGCGAGCCACAGAGCATGTACGGTTCCCAAGCGCGCCCACTGCCCGTGCTGCGCCTGCGCTTTGCCGACGCGGCGGGCACCTGGGCCTACCTGGACCCTGCCAGCGGCACGCTGGTGGCCAGCCACGACCGGGCGCAACGTGCCGGGCGCTGGTTGTTCAACCTGTTGCACAGTTGGGATTGGCAACCGCTGCTGGCGCGACCGCTGCTACGCGAAGGGCTGATCATCGGCCTAAGTGCTGGCGGCCTGGTGATTGCCCTGAGTGGCGTTGTACTGGGTGGGCGACGCTTGCGCAGGGTCTGGCGACAGCGCCTGCCCTGA
- a CDS encoding TonB-dependent receptor has translation MFRMTTLALLVGSATCAWAQDDTLTLPASNVTATADQPEEATRLDLDRPIESGSRLNLSARENPASVSVADRKTMQRIGARNFQDAANALPGVNASAPPGWGGYVTYRGFNGAQVSQLFNGINLQYGAAGRPVGAWIYDRVELLGGPSSFLNGSGAVGGSLNMITKLANRDEDTFEGRISYGRYDTMETSVGFNQALNSGDGPRHYARLDYSRTSTNGYIDRQENGAGNLAFSLLSDINDQLSHTLAIEYLEEKEDSPYWGAPVLQPAAGTLHIDKHNRFNNYNVEDGRYEQRTRWLRSITEYRIDDSNQLRNTFYHYNGQRDYRNLEVYRYNPGNTAIARAGGYRQRHDQEVNGNRVELTHQGQLFGLASDWAFGMDYNRNQQTAYPLSKGAFDSIDPNGFQPGHFLDIPGMDAPRAKGRSTTTDTTAGFVENRTHLTDQLSLVTALRYDHIDFDVVDHVTRAKLNRRWDAFTGRLGLVYDLTSNISLYTQYSTSAEPPGGSLTGASIGQVGDFDLSTGRQVEVGSKFDFLDGRGSATAAAYRIVRKNISVPSSTVPNTTEQAGQQTSTGIELAASFKVTPKLLAAGNFSWVDAEYDEFNETIGGKVYSRKGKTPVNIPDRVANLWLTYDLAPGWQVGADARYVSAVYANTANTQWVPSYTVYGLSMTHDLDQHVQLSARLRNLTDEVYARFIHQTNTQYYLGEPRSLEVAVQWRY, from the coding sequence ATGTTCCGTATGACCACTTTGGCGCTGCTCGTTGGCAGCGCAACCTGCGCCTGGGCGCAGGACGACACCCTCACCCTGCCCGCCAGCAATGTCACGGCCACCGCCGACCAACCCGAGGAAGCGACCCGCCTTGACCTCGACCGGCCCATCGAAAGCGGCTCACGCCTGAACCTCAGCGCCCGCGAAAACCCCGCCTCGGTCAGCGTTGCCGACCGCAAGACCATGCAGCGCATCGGCGCGCGCAACTTCCAGGACGCCGCCAACGCGCTACCCGGGGTCAATGCCTCGGCACCGCCCGGCTGGGGCGGCTACGTGACGTATCGCGGCTTCAACGGCGCCCAGGTCAGCCAGCTGTTCAACGGCATCAACCTGCAGTACGGCGCCGCCGGGCGCCCGGTCGGGGCATGGATCTACGACCGTGTCGAACTGCTCGGCGGGCCGTCGTCGTTCCTCAACGGCAGCGGCGCCGTCGGCGGCAGCCTGAACATGATCACCAAACTGGCCAACCGCGACGAGGACACCTTCGAGGGCCGCATCAGCTATGGGCGCTACGACACGATGGAAACCTCGGTCGGCTTCAACCAGGCGCTCAACAGCGGCGACGGGCCGCGCCACTACGCGCGGCTCGACTACAGCCGCACCAGCACCAATGGCTACATCGACCGCCAGGAGAACGGGGCCGGCAACCTGGCCTTCTCGCTGCTCAGCGACATCAACGACCAGCTGTCGCACACCCTGGCCATCGAGTACCTGGAAGAAAAGGAAGACAGTCCGTATTGGGGTGCGCCGGTGCTGCAGCCGGCGGCCGGCACCCTGCACATCGACAAGCACAATCGCTTCAATAACTACAACGTCGAGGACGGCCGCTACGAGCAGCGCACCCGCTGGCTGCGCTCGATCACCGAGTACCGCATCGACGACAGCAACCAGTTGCGCAACACCTTCTACCACTACAACGGCCAGCGCGATTACCGCAACCTCGAGGTGTACCGCTACAACCCCGGCAACACCGCCATCGCCCGCGCCGGCGGCTACCGCCAGCGCCACGACCAGGAGGTCAACGGCAACCGCGTCGAGCTGACCCACCAGGGCCAGCTGTTCGGCCTGGCCAGCGACTGGGCGTTCGGCATGGACTACAACCGCAACCAGCAGACCGCCTACCCGTTGTCCAAGGGCGCGTTCGACAGCATCGATCCCAACGGTTTCCAGCCCGGCCACTTCCTCGACATTCCTGGCATGGACGCGCCACGCGCCAAGGGGCGCAGCACCACCACCGACACCACTGCGGGCTTCGTCGAAAACCGTACCCACCTGACAGACCAGCTGTCGCTGGTCACCGCGCTGCGCTACGACCATATCGACTTCGACGTGGTCGACCACGTGACCCGGGCCAAGCTGAATCGGCGCTGGGATGCCTTCACCGGGCGCCTGGGGTTGGTCTACGACCTGACCTCAAATATCAGCCTGTACACCCAGTACAGCACCTCGGCCGAACCGCCAGGGGGCTCGCTCACCGGCGCGTCGATCGGCCAGGTCGGCGACTTCGACCTGAGCACCGGCAGGCAGGTGGAAGTGGGCAGCAAGTTCGACTTCCTCGACGGGCGTGGCTCGGCCACCGCGGCGGCCTACCGCATCGTGCGCAAGAACATCTCGGTGCCCTCCTCGACCGTGCCCAACACCACCGAGCAGGCCGGCCAGCAGACCTCCACCGGCATCGAGCTGGCGGCGTCGTTCAAGGTCACGCCCAAACTGCTGGCGGCGGGCAACTTCAGCTGGGTCGACGCCGAGTACGACGAATTCAACGAGACCATCGGCGGTAAGGTGTACTCGCGCAAGGGCAAGACCCCGGTGAACATCCCGGACCGGGTGGCCAACCTCTGGCTGACCTACGACCTGGCGCCGGGCTGGCAGGTTGGCGCCGACGCCCGCTACGTCTCGGCGGTCTACGCCAACACCGCCAACACCCAGTGGGTGCCGTCGTACACCGTCTACGGGCTGTCGATGACCCACGACCTGGACCAGCACGTGCAACTCAGCGCCCGCCTGCGCAACCTCACCGACGAGGTCTACGCCCGCTTCATCCACCAAACCAACACCCAGTACTACCTGGGTGAGCCGCGCAGCCTGGAAGTCGCTGTGCAGTGGCGCTACTGA
- a CDS encoding DUF2946 family protein: MKLARHTRSQVAWVLYFSILFGSLLCAMGHGQMAGLRLAGLDDAAWCAADSSGVFKGEQDITDPVLPAGGDCVIASLFSATLLAVFFGLLALLAGESSKPLPRQPAPRLPKQRWPLVNPRASPASLLAF, from the coding sequence ATGAAGCTGGCCCGCCACACACGATCGCAAGTCGCCTGGGTGCTGTATTTCAGCATCCTGTTCGGCTCGTTGCTGTGCGCCATGGGCCATGGGCAGATGGCCGGGCTGCGCCTGGCCGGCCTCGATGACGCCGCCTGGTGCGCAGCCGACAGCAGCGGCGTGTTCAAGGGCGAGCAGGACATCACCGACCCGGTGCTGCCCGCTGGCGGCGACTGCGTGATCGCCAGCCTGTTCAGCGCCACCCTGCTGGCGGTGTTCTTCGGCTTGCTGGCCCTGCTCGCCGGGGAGTCGAGCAAACCCTTACCCAGACAACCCGCGCCGCGCCTGCCCAAGCAGCGCTGGCCACTGGTCAATCCCCGCGCCTCCCCCGCTTCGCTTCTCGCGTTCTGA
- a CDS encoding TonB-dependent receptor plug domain-containing protein, with translation MIAVIHSRRRFPKARTLFLGCLASPLALAANTPLILDQQIVAAPSVESTTVAAMAQYGSKVEIVSREQIERAGPGADITRVMQMFIPGFYVAPKNGPFDYGTYSLLGGRNDDTLILLDGVRLNNRLYGGLYLDTLPANAVERIEVLKGGQSLLFGTQAVAGVINIVTRSPQRRQTSGGVNLGLDSFAGNSKDARVERVFSNGFGDLGLLAYVSHNVSDGYQPFRNRDYSGNVSDKKRGYEVTTFGGKAIQAFGDDARLELFYQYTDANLDFARPVNNYKTTNDRVQQIATATFEQRISERLSYFVKGHVNDWDTRYTRINNRADGSRDVVNHNDYWGFTDWGVQAEGKAELDGGHVLVFGSDNQWFKGQDDVLVIDDNKAQANALYAQLRPRIEALPNWHPSLGLRHEAMSGGDSATVGMLTSLYDLNDNWQLRGQYGSAYKLPNAEQLFVNEPGDEIGNRDLKPEKSRNAELGLDYHGLLLEREFSASVSVFRRKITDLITLDGSQWVNGQGQVQMRGFEADARIQLDDQWSLQADMTRNLTESRTGATINDVPSFFARSRLGYESADRMWGAGGAIRYIRDVVSSKGVDYGHYSVVDADAYRYLDGARQHRLSLLVENLFDRDYVTSRASNVDNLGRPFTSELRYTYSF, from the coding sequence ATGATTGCTGTGATTCACTCCCGACGTCGTTTCCCCAAGGCCCGGACCTTGTTCCTGGGCTGCCTGGCGAGCCCCCTGGCACTGGCCGCAAACACCCCCCTGATCCTCGACCAGCAGATCGTCGCCGCGCCGTCGGTGGAGTCGACCACGGTCGCCGCCATGGCCCAGTACGGCAGCAAGGTCGAGATCGTCAGCCGCGAGCAGATCGAGCGCGCCGGCCCCGGCGCCGACATCACCCGGGTGATGCAGATGTTCATCCCCGGCTTCTACGTCGCGCCGAAGAACGGCCCGTTCGACTACGGCACCTATTCGCTGCTCGGCGGGCGCAACGACGACACCCTGATCCTGCTCGACGGTGTACGCCTGAACAACCGCCTATACGGCGGCCTGTACCTGGACACCTTGCCGGCCAACGCGGTGGAGCGCATCGAGGTGCTCAAGGGCGGCCAGAGCCTGTTGTTCGGCACCCAGGCCGTGGCGGGGGTGATCAACATCGTCACACGCAGCCCGCAACGCCGCCAGACTTCGGGTGGGGTCAACCTGGGCCTGGACAGCTTCGCCGGCAACAGCAAGGACGCCCGCGTCGAGCGGGTCTTCAGCAACGGCTTCGGCGACCTGGGCCTGCTGGCCTATGTCAGCCACAACGTCTCCGACGGCTACCAGCCGTTTCGCAACCGCGACTACAGCGGCAACGTCAGCGACAAGAAGCGCGGCTACGAGGTGACCACCTTCGGTGGCAAGGCGATCCAGGCCTTCGGCGACGATGCGCGGCTGGAGCTGTTCTACCAGTACACCGACGCCAACCTCGATTTCGCCCGACCGGTGAACAATTACAAGACCACCAACGACCGCGTGCAGCAGATCGCCACGGCTACCTTCGAACAGCGCATCAGCGAGCGCCTGAGCTACTTCGTCAAGGGCCACGTCAACGACTGGGACACCCGCTACACGCGCATCAACAACCGCGCCGACGGCTCCCGCGACGTGGTCAACCACAACGACTACTGGGGCTTCACCGATTGGGGCGTGCAGGCCGAGGGCAAGGCCGAACTCGACGGCGGCCACGTGCTGGTGTTCGGTTCCGACAACCAGTGGTTCAAGGGCCAGGACGACGTGCTGGTGATCGACGACAACAAGGCCCAGGCCAATGCGTTGTATGCCCAACTGCGTCCCAGGATCGAGGCCTTGCCCAACTGGCACCCTAGCCTCGGCCTGCGCCACGAGGCCATGAGCGGCGGCGACAGCGCCACCGTCGGCATGCTCACCTCGCTGTACGACCTGAACGACAACTGGCAACTGCGCGGCCAGTATGGCAGCGCCTACAAACTGCCCAATGCCGAGCAGTTGTTCGTCAACGAGCCTGGCGACGAGATCGGCAACCGCGACCTCAAGCCCGAGAAGAGCCGCAATGCCGAGCTTGGCCTGGACTACCACGGCCTGCTGCTGGAGCGTGAGTTCAGCGCCAGCGTCAGCGTGTTCCGCCGCAAGATCACCGACTTGATCACCCTGGACGGCAGCCAGTGGGTCAACGGCCAGGGGCAGGTACAGATGCGTGGCTTCGAGGCCGATGCGCGTATCCAGCTTGACGATCAATGGAGCCTGCAGGCCGACATGACCCGCAACCTCACCGAGTCGCGCACCGGGGCAACGATCAACGACGTGCCGAGTTTCTTCGCCCGTTCGCGGCTCGGTTACGAATCGGCGGACCGCATGTGGGGGGCCGGGGGCGCCATTCGCTATATCCGCGACGTGGTCAGCTCCAAAGGTGTCGACTACGGCCATTACTCGGTGGTCGACGCCGATGCCTACCGCTACCTGGACGGCGCCCGCCAGCACCGGCTGAGCCTGCTGGTGGAGAACCTGTTCGACCGCGACTATGTCACCAGTCGGGCGAGCAATGTCGACAACCTCGGGCGGCCGTTCACCAGCGAACTGCGCTACACCTACAGCTTCTGA